A window from uncultured Desulfobacter sp. encodes these proteins:
- a CDS encoding sulfite exporter TauE/SafE family protein has product MRTKFRWFVLLLTAAALILPVIAATPVMADPLADAIAAVPQGTGPGQIDPSAPAGIFNIPGAPSPGLLFCFCWAIWVGWIFSTVGAFGGVMAGVGHISIYGMGPYAKTFKDTSPTLNKMLTDSIRVSNQWLVGLSALVSSITYGRQKRLVTSLGAFMGAGALFATFLVVFTTAGKVRFSQYQGWFGLCVFLIFAFMVYEMSPKGQASKKAAKAAAKAFEDTVKNKGSIKGQGVKTLSWSLSKTEISFFGQKFSFSPIWAFFGGFCISALASFIGVGGGFLYVPFLTSVVGLPMFVVAGTSSVAVLIGMIFSIFNFMVLKGVVVYWPMIGLELVGVFVGSMIGPRTGKYIPEKVLKWIFLLLAFYIGIRYTLRGFFGIAML; this is encoded by the coding sequence ATGAGAACGAAGTTTAGATGGTTTGTATTACTTTTGACGGCAGCAGCACTGATTCTGCCCGTAATTGCGGCAACGCCTGTTATGGCAGACCCCCTTGCCGATGCCATTGCGGCCGTTCCCCAGGGCACAGGACCGGGCCAGATTGATCCGTCGGCGCCGGCAGGCATTTTCAACATTCCCGGGGCACCCTCTCCGGGTCTGCTGTTCTGCTTTTGCTGGGCCATCTGGGTGGGCTGGATTTTTTCAACTGTCGGCGCATTTGGCGGGGTTATGGCCGGCGTAGGTCATATTTCCATTTACGGCATGGGGCCGTATGCCAAAACATTTAAGGACACCTCTCCCACCCTTAACAAGATGCTTACCGACAGTATCCGGGTCTCCAACCAGTGGCTGGTCGGCCTTTCCGCACTTGTTTCCAGCATCACCTATGGCCGGCAAAAACGCCTGGTGACATCTTTAGGTGCATTCATGGGTGCCGGGGCGCTTTTCGCCACATTTCTGGTGGTATTTACCACAGCCGGAAAAGTTCGATTTTCACAATACCAGGGCTGGTTCGGCCTGTGTGTTTTCCTGATTTTTGCCTTCATGGTATATGAAATGTCCCCCAAGGGACAGGCTTCAAAAAAAGCAGCCAAGGCAGCAGCCAAGGCATTTGAAGACACCGTAAAAAATAAAGGGTCCATTAAAGGCCAGGGCGTAAAAACCCTGAGCTGGAGCCTTTCTAAAACTGAAATTTCATTTTTTGGCCAAAAATTTTCCTTCAGCCCCATCTGGGCCTTTTTCGGCGGCTTTTGCATCTCTGCATTGGCCTCCTTTATCGGTGTCGGCGGCGGTTTCCTCTACGTTCCCTTTTTGACCAGTGTTGTGGGACTTCCCATGTTCGTGGTTGCCGGTACTTCATCTGTAGCGGTGCTCATCGGAATGATTTTTTCCATCTTCAATTTCATGGTTCTCAAAGGGGTTGTGGTTTACTGGCCCATGATCGGTCTTGAACTTGTGGGCGTATTTGTTGGCTCAATGATCGGTCCCAGAACCGGCAAATACATCCCTGAAAAAGTGTTGAAGTGGATCTTCCTGCTATTGGCGTTCTACATCGGCATCCGGTACACATTAAGGGGTTTTTTCGGTATCGCAATGCTTTAG
- a CDS encoding 2Fe-2S iron-sulfur cluster-binding protein, which yields MIEMTINGQTIQAKEGDTVLKTARELGIPIPYLCFHPALKPSGTCRLCGVETGPDSGKKVVMLSCILKVKPGLEIRTESDLVTAHRQKAFDRLLSMAPNSQRIRELAEKFNVPVVAKPDGCIRCRLCVRVCNDIIGARAIAMIKTQTGTHVGPSDGDCLGCGSCANLCPTQFITVRDQDNVRTVSIGDQVLSRLPLERCGACGARYATAQFIAHVDDSTCDHSHARQPHHFCPACTKLMAGRTRTKNKN from the coding sequence ATGATTGAAATGACGATCAACGGGCAAACCATCCAGGCAAAGGAAGGGGACACGGTTTTAAAAACCGCCCGGGAGCTTGGTATCCCCATTCCCTACCTGTGCTTTCATCCGGCACTTAAACCGTCTGGGACATGCCGGCTGTGCGGTGTGGAGACCGGTCCGGATTCAGGGAAAAAAGTGGTGATGCTCTCCTGTATTCTCAAGGTCAAACCAGGCCTTGAGATCAGAACAGAATCGGATCTGGTGACAGCCCACAGACAAAAAGCCTTTGACAGGCTGCTGTCCATGGCACCCAACTCGCAACGAATCCGGGAACTTGCTGAAAAGTTCAATGTCCCGGTGGTTGCAAAGCCGGATGGGTGTATCCGGTGCAGGCTCTGTGTGCGGGTCTGCAACGACATCATCGGCGCAAGGGCCATCGCCATGATCAAAACCCAAACCGGCACCCATGTGGGACCAAGTGACGGAGACTGCTTGGGGTGTGGATCATGTGCCAATTTATGTCCGACACAATTCATTACCGTTCGGGATCAGGACAATGTCAGGACCGTTTCCATCGGAGACCAGGTGTTAAGCCGCCTGCCCCTGGAGCGATGCGGTGCCTGCGGCGCCCGGTATGCAACAGCACAGTTTATCGCCCATGTGGACGACAGCACATGTGACCACAGCCATGCCAGACAGCCCCATCATTTTTGCCCGGCGTGCACCAAATTAATGGCCGGAAGGACACGTACGAAAAATAAAAATTAA
- a CDS encoding CBS domain-containing protein → MKIKELIKGDVGHFYTVEGDETVSHALQQMSAYGASAVVVMTHEMPVGIFTERDLVRFQILFPDKRTDQVMIKKVMTSKLIVAEEQDSVESAMAMMIKARIRHLPVVGDQKIIAMVALEDLVKAHVGALTQELHYLKDYITDLQDAAYD, encoded by the coding sequence ATGAAAATCAAGGAGTTGATCAAAGGCGATGTCGGTCATTTTTATACGGTGGAAGGTGACGAGACCGTATCCCATGCCCTGCAGCAAATGTCCGCTTATGGAGCTTCTGCAGTGGTGGTGATGACCCATGAAATGCCCGTGGGTATTTTCACGGAAAGGGACCTGGTCCGCTTCCAGATTTTGTTTCCGGATAAACGGACCGACCAGGTGATGATTAAAAAAGTCATGACATCCAAGCTGATTGTCGCAGAAGAGCAAGACTCTGTGGAGTCAGCCATGGCCATGATGATCAAAGCACGGATTCGTCACCTGCCTGTGGTGGGAGACCAAAAGATCATTGCCATGGTCGCCCTGGAAGACCTTGTCAAAGCCCATGTGGGGGCTTTGACCCAGGAACTTCACTATCTAAAGGACTACATCACCGATCTTCAGGATGCCGCATATGATTGA
- a CDS encoding NAD(P)-binding protein, producing MKDVCPVKQTVDFLTSLIGPKGLPDPRGQRISEQILVLAEEIAEGTAGEEHLPAIEALVKTYEDAGSPAKTREAGRIIQGFLSDHREEFTNHIQTKNCPTSDCSKLAPSPCQMACPAGIDIPTYLALIAQGKDEQAIEVIRRDNPLPWVCGLICTRPCEMMCVRARIDKPISIKFLKAFAAERAMSDCAYTNPVPQPANGKKVCVVGAGPGGLSCAYYLALMGYQVKIIEALPVSGGMLMVGIPRYRLPREVIDREVSMIEALGVEIQYNTRFGKDITKEELDRQGFEAYFIAIGAHRAWTLDIEGEKDFPKVIEAVRFLRDVALGDRHCPGKNVVVVGGGNVAIDAARTSLRLGAENVTIAYRRTRDQMPADVEEVEQAEEEGIEFSFLTIPAAVKGEGDEIRSLSCIKAELKAKKGSNRLAPVPIEGQEFEIRADVVISAIGQYVDNKGLEAFTGINWSRRGTIDVNHASMETAQPGVFAAGDAVSGPATVIEAIGGGKRAADAIDRHLRGIPQPRAPRTPVRHKTEPVIEMTASRKMTIKPPKMPMLNLYRRRTTFQQVELGYEEADVRQEAARCLRCDICRRCGDCVDICRDKMGLNALKLGYLDFDKSGPTDFRVTAENCITCGACAANCENNALVLDEKDGHRRLLLCGTILNSQAIQYCESCGAKLGSMEYNRFIAGKIRNMTPATNKHLLCNDCLRRESAISAIADSGALPI from the coding sequence ATGAAAGACGTCTGCCCTGTCAAACAAACCGTAGATTTTCTAACCAGCCTGATCGGCCCCAAAGGATTGCCGGATCCCAGAGGTCAGCGCATATCCGAACAGATCCTGGTCCTTGCCGAAGAAATTGCCGAAGGCACCGCAGGAGAGGAACATCTGCCGGCCATTGAGGCACTGGTTAAAACATATGAGGATGCCGGCAGCCCCGCCAAAACCCGGGAGGCCGGACGGATTATCCAGGGGTTTCTCTCGGACCACCGGGAGGAATTCACCAACCATATCCAGACCAAAAACTGTCCCACCAGTGACTGCAGCAAACTTGCGCCGTCCCCCTGCCAGATGGCCTGCCCTGCCGGAATCGACATCCCCACCTATCTTGCGCTCATTGCCCAGGGAAAGGATGAACAGGCCATTGAGGTGATCAGGCGGGACAACCCATTGCCCTGGGTATGCGGCCTGATCTGTACCCGGCCCTGTGAAATGATGTGTGTCAGGGCAAGAATCGATAAACCCATCTCCATTAAATTCCTCAAAGCCTTTGCCGCCGAACGCGCCATGTCCGATTGTGCCTATACCAACCCTGTTCCCCAACCTGCCAACGGGAAAAAGGTATGTGTGGTGGGCGCAGGCCCGGGCGGGCTTTCCTGTGCCTACTATCTGGCACTCATGGGCTACCAGGTAAAAATTATTGAAGCGCTGCCCGTATCCGGCGGCATGCTCATGGTGGGCATCCCCAGATATCGACTGCCAAGGGAAGTCATTGACCGGGAAGTGTCCATGATTGAAGCACTTGGCGTGGAAATCCAATACAACACCCGGTTTGGTAAAGACATCACCAAAGAAGAGCTGGACCGGCAAGGGTTTGAAGCCTATTTCATTGCCATTGGCGCCCATCGGGCATGGACATTGGATATTGAAGGCGAAAAAGATTTCCCCAAAGTCATTGAAGCGGTTCGTTTTTTAAGGGATGTCGCCCTGGGTGATCGCCACTGCCCGGGGAAAAATGTCGTGGTGGTGGGCGGCGGAAACGTGGCCATTGATGCGGCCCGTACCAGCCTTCGCCTGGGTGCCGAAAATGTGACCATCGCGTACAGGCGGACCCGGGACCAGATGCCCGCAGATGTGGAAGAGGTGGAACAGGCCGAAGAGGAAGGCATTGAATTTTCTTTTCTGACCATTCCCGCCGCCGTGAAAGGTGAAGGAGACGAAATTCGGTCCCTGTCATGTATCAAGGCGGAATTGAAAGCAAAAAAAGGCTCCAACCGCCTGGCACCGGTTCCCATAGAGGGCCAGGAGTTTGAAATCCGGGCCGATGTGGTGATCTCCGCCATTGGCCAGTATGTGGACAATAAAGGCCTGGAAGCGTTTACCGGCATCAACTGGAGCCGCAGGGGCACCATAGATGTCAACCATGCCAGTATGGAAACGGCCCAGCCGGGCGTCTTTGCCGCCGGCGACGCGGTATCGGGCCCTGCCACGGTGATCGAAGCCATTGGCGGCGGCAAAAGAGCTGCCGATGCCATTGACCGCCATCTTCGCGGAATTCCCCAGCCCCGGGCGCCCAGAACACCGGTGCGCCATAAAACAGAACCGGTCATTGAGATGACGGCCAGCCGTAAAATGACCATTAAACCGCCGAAGATGCCCATGCTCAACCTGTACCGGCGCAGGACCACGTTTCAGCAGGTGGAACTGGGATATGAGGAAGCCGATGTCCGCCAGGAGGCAGCCCGGTGCCTGCGCTGCGACATCTGCCGGCGCTGCGGCGACTGCGTGGATATCTGCCGGGACAAAATGGGGCTTAATGCCCTGAAGCTGGGATATCTTGATTTTGACAAAAGCGGGCCAACCGATTTCAGGGTAACGGCTGAAAACTGCATCACCTGCGGGGCGTGTGCCGCCAATTGTGAAAACAACGCACTCGTACTTGATGAGAAAGACGGGCACAGAAGACTCTTGCTCTGCGGCACCATCCTGAACAGCCAGGCCATCCAGTATTGTGAATCCTGCGGTGCCAAACTGGGTTCCATGGAATATAACCGCTTTATTGCCGGTAAAATCAGAAACATGACACCGGCCACGAATAAGCACCTTTTATGCAATGACTGCCTGCGCCGAGAGTCTGCGATCTCAGCGATCGCTGACAGCGGGGCCTTACCCATATAA
- a CDS encoding 4Fe-4S dicluster domain-containing protein: MSKYYLFQDTRKCIGCHTCEVMCKVNKNLPPGPKPCQIIQVGPKTIDNVPKISFIFMSCFHCENPWCVTACPTGAMQQRAKDGIVFIDKELCVGCKACILSCPWGAPQWNQETGKVEKCDYCMDRIDQGLKPACVTNCTTGCLEFGPVEQMPQIRRQRHAASVTSFEKTSY; encoded by the coding sequence ATGAGTAAATACTACCTGTTTCAGGATACCAGAAAATGCATCGGTTGCCATACCTGCGAGGTCATGTGCAAGGTAAATAAGAACCTGCCGCCCGGTCCCAAACCCTGCCAGATTATCCAGGTGGGCCCCAAAACCATTGATAATGTTCCCAAAATCTCTTTCATTTTCATGTCCTGTTTCCATTGTGAAAACCCCTGGTGCGTTACAGCCTGCCCCACCGGCGCCATGCAGCAGCGCGCCAAGGACGGCATTGTATTCATAGACAAGGAGCTGTGTGTGGGGTGCAAAGCCTGTATCTTATCCTGCCCCTGGGGAGCCCCCCAGTGGAACCAGGAAACAGGGAAGGTCGAAAAATGCGATTATTGTATGGACCGAATTGATCAGGGCCTGAAGCCTGCCTGTGTAACCAACTGCACCACAGGTTGCCTTGAATTCGGACCGGTTGAACAGATGCCGCAGATTCGAAGGCAGCGCCATGCCGCATCCGTTACCTCCTTTGAAAAGACAAGTTATTAA
- a CDS encoding molybdopterin-dependent oxidoreductase encodes MTKESVFSVCGMCTVRCPIQVEVENGQAGFISGNPHIPAMKGAVCPRGAAGTALLHDSERPQTPLIRTGERGEGKWRTATWDEALDYVADKLKQVKAEYGARAISFSDRGGPFRDMHRAFLKGLGTPNYNNHDSSCARNVQHAALSLTGMGRKAVAYDFKNSKHVVLQFRNIFEAVNVQEVNDLMDGLENGCKLTVIDIRANISAAKASRFMMIRPGTDYAFNLAVIHELINKRLYNEQFVSRYVAGFKALEQFIAPYTPEWAEQETGIAAATLRSFVQELASAAPSVIWHPGWMAARYKDSFYICRSIYIINALLGSYGAKGGLPFVSKPGDVGVKGLKSFMDLYPKPDEKRADGVGWKYTHFENGPGLAHLLFKAIEEQEPYPIKAYIAYRHDPLMGYPDPDRLRKMWDKLDLLVSVTFSWSDTAWHSDVVLPLSTYLERESLIATKNDLKPYFFVRKRAVQPRYDSLADWEIISGLARRMDLPELVFDRVEELWNFQLKDTGITIEDFNAKGVVNLADEPIYKDFEDYAFKTDSGKIQILSKNLEENGQSSLKPYEPPTSPKEGEFRMTFGRCALHTQGHTVNNPMLNEQMPENTLWINTQEAKKLNISDKEIVTVSQNGYSETIRAQVTDHIHPEAVFVIHGFGHRIKAESRAFGKGLADNNFMSGGLDVWDRAGGAIAYQEHFVTVSKG; translated from the coding sequence ATGACCAAAGAATCGGTGTTCAGTGTCTGCGGCATGTGTACGGTACGCTGCCCCATTCAAGTAGAAGTGGAAAACGGCCAGGCGGGATTTATTTCAGGCAATCCCCACATACCGGCAATGAAAGGGGCGGTTTGCCCGAGAGGTGCGGCAGGTACGGCGCTTCTCCACGACAGCGAACGCCCCCAGACACCCTTAATCAGAACCGGGGAACGCGGGGAAGGCAAGTGGAGAACGGCCACCTGGGACGAAGCGCTGGATTATGTGGCAGACAAACTCAAGCAGGTCAAAGCTGAATACGGGGCCCGGGCCATCTCATTTTCCGACAGGGGCGGCCCGTTCAGGGACATGCACCGGGCATTCCTTAAAGGACTGGGCACCCCAAACTACAACAACCACGACTCTTCCTGCGCCAGAAACGTTCAGCACGCTGCGCTTTCCTTGACCGGCATGGGCCGGAAAGCCGTTGCCTATGACTTTAAAAATTCAAAGCATGTGGTCCTCCAGTTCAGAAATATTTTTGAAGCGGTGAATGTCCAGGAAGTTAACGACCTGATGGATGGCCTGGAAAACGGATGCAAACTTACGGTAATTGATATCCGGGCCAACATCTCCGCAGCCAAAGCCAGCCGGTTTATGATGATCCGGCCCGGGACGGATTATGCCTTTAACCTGGCAGTCATCCATGAGCTCATCAACAAGCGGCTGTATAATGAACAATTTGTCAGCCGTTATGTGGCCGGATTCAAGGCGCTTGAACAATTTATTGCCCCCTATACGCCTGAATGGGCTGAACAAGAAACCGGCATTGCAGCCGCAACGCTTCGCAGCTTTGTGCAGGAATTGGCAAGTGCCGCACCGTCAGTGATCTGGCACCCGGGCTGGATGGCAGCACGATACAAAGACTCGTTTTACATCTGCCGCTCCATCTATATTATCAATGCGCTTTTGGGCAGTTACGGCGCCAAAGGCGGACTTCCGTTTGTATCAAAGCCGGGGGACGTTGGTGTAAAGGGCCTTAAGTCATTCATGGATCTCTATCCCAAGCCCGATGAAAAACGCGCCGACGGTGTGGGCTGGAAATACACACATTTTGAGAATGGCCCCGGTCTTGCCCACTTGCTGTTCAAAGCCATTGAAGAACAGGAACCTTACCCCATCAAGGCCTATATCGCCTACCGGCACGACCCCCTCATGGGATATCCGGACCCAGACCGGTTGCGCAAAATGTGGGACAAACTGGACCTGCTTGTCTCGGTGACCTTTTCATGGTCAGACACCGCCTGGCATTCGGATGTGGTCCTGCCCCTTTCCACCTACCTTGAACGCGAAAGCCTCATTGCCACCAAAAATGATCTGAAGCCCTACTTTTTTGTCCGGAAACGGGCAGTGCAGCCCAGATACGACTCCTTGGCAGACTGGGAAATCATCTCAGGCCTGGCCCGCCGCATGGATCTGCCGGAACTGGTCTTTGACCGGGTGGAAGAGCTGTGGAATTTCCAGCTCAAGGACACCGGCATCACCATTGAGGACTTCAATGCCAAAGGGGTGGTGAATCTGGCTGATGAGCCCATTTATAAAGACTTTGAAGACTACGCATTCAAAACCGATTCCGGTAAAATTCAAATCCTTTCCAAAAACCTGGAAGAGAACGGCCAATCCTCTTTGAAACCCTATGAGCCGCCGACATCTCCCAAGGAAGGGGAATTCCGGATGACATTCGGCAGATGCGCCCTTCACACCCAGGGCCACACCGTTAACAACCCCATGTTAAACGAACAGATGCCGGAAAATACCCTCTGGATCAACACCCAGGAGGCAAAAAAGCTGAACATCTCGGACAAGGAGATTGTTACCGTGAGCCAGAATGGTTACTCGGAAACCATCCGGGCCCAGGTCACCGACCATATTCATCCGGAAGCCGTATTTGTCATCCATGGGTTTGGCCATCGCATCAAAGCCGAAAGCCGGGCATTCGGCAAAGGACTTGCCGACAACAATTTTATGTCGGGCGGTCTGGACGTCTGGGATAGAGCCGGCGGTGCCATTGCTTACCAGGAACACTTTGTCACCGTATCCAAGGGGTAA
- a CDS encoding glycosyltransferase family 4 protein → MQTPRSVYIAFEVFPRPKGASSHMASMLRALEKGHGPVLLLCLGFGDMPAFQKEGNILIRRCKLYHPNMLKRAQIFAEFVAQHLVSFCHILKLAVFRDPWGGLPAVAAPFDLKTLFEVNALPSWELGYTYPGFEKNFALKHKIMDMEQCCLDRCDNVLTVSGITAQALTAKGVPKEKISTVINSAPEFFFEPGPGKPVENTKRRIGYVGSLHPWQGVEDAVAAFAMIKPAYPDVGLSLISGGHKQTRKKIRKKIRKLGLEGCVALNHPLPRHELIHELRSFEFTLAPLKETPRNTWQGCCPVKIIESMAAGVPVLASNLASVRSLIDHGRSGWLVAAGSPRDLAIGMDTLLGDRFLTHAMGERAAERALNEFHPRHIHRELSRCFERIVLD, encoded by the coding sequence ATGCAGACACCGAGATCGGTGTATATCGCCTTTGAGGTTTTTCCTCGCCCCAAGGGCGCTTCGAGCCATATGGCCTCTATGCTCAGGGCGCTTGAAAAAGGACATGGTCCGGTCCTTTTGCTCTGCCTGGGATTTGGAGACATGCCCGCATTTCAAAAAGAGGGAAACATCTTGATCCGGCGCTGCAAGCTGTATCATCCCAATATGCTCAAGCGGGCCCAGATCTTCGCTGAATTTGTTGCGCAGCATCTGGTATCGTTTTGCCATATACTCAAGCTTGCCGTATTCCGTGACCCATGGGGTGGTCTGCCAGCCGTGGCCGCCCCCTTTGACTTGAAAACCCTGTTTGAGGTCAATGCCCTGCCTTCCTGGGAACTTGGCTACACCTATCCGGGGTTTGAGAAAAATTTTGCGCTGAAGCACAAGATCATGGATATGGAACAATGCTGCCTGGATCGTTGTGACAACGTGTTGACGGTCAGTGGGATCACAGCACAGGCACTAACAGCCAAGGGCGTGCCCAAAGAAAAAATCAGCACTGTCATCAATAGTGCGCCTGAGTTTTTTTTCGAACCTGGTCCAGGTAAACCCGTTGAAAATACAAAAAGACGCATCGGATATGTGGGCAGCCTGCACCCCTGGCAGGGGGTTGAGGATGCTGTGGCTGCCTTTGCCATGATAAAACCGGCCTATCCCGACGTGGGCCTTTCTTTGATCAGCGGGGGGCACAAGCAAACGCGTAAAAAAATTAGAAAGAAGATCCGGAAATTGGGCCTGGAAGGGTGTGTGGCCTTGAATCATCCGTTGCCCCGGCATGAGCTGATTCATGAGCTGCGTTCTTTTGAATTCACACTGGCCCCGCTCAAGGAGACGCCCCGCAATACCTGGCAGGGCTGCTGCCCGGTCAAGATTATCGAATCCATGGCCGCAGGCGTCCCTGTCCTGGCGTCGAACCTGGCATCGGTCCGCTCCCTGATTGACCATGGCCGATCCGGTTGGCTGGTTGCTGCGGGATCTCCCCGGGACCTGGCCATCGGTATGGATACCCTGCTCGGCGACAGATTCTTGACACACGCCATGGGAGAACGTGCTGCCGAACGGGCTTTGAATGAGTTTCACCCCCGGCACATTCACCGGGAACTGTCCCGGTGTTTTGAACGAATAGTATTAGATTAA
- a CDS encoding glycosyltransferase family 4 protein, translated as MMDQQPAILWITERFPPMGGGMAVSAHRQVTALRRKGFRVDVMVLHNRPGEKAVTVSRALRDGGRDTVVSHCDAFGNAAQRAWREVRACHHENPYDLLVGFGACMPGYTAVTWAAFLGVPSMVSVRGNDFDRDWFEPKRGGFVREALGRANRVAVVAEEKAAKIRALFPGKSVFWCPNGVETARFDLLPAEQDRCRELRSELNANERRIIGLFGELKYKKRVPDLLAAIRAQGLKDKVTLLITGRMDEECQALMDDPVLSPASRHFSFRDGDQLAALYGACDFMAIPSLFEGFPNVLLEAMAAGVVPIVSDAGAMGDVIVHGETGFVFPALDRKACGRALTQAMSLSDEALDTMKQRVKTDVRDRFSVEKEGDVLAQEIINTIKEADAHRHTDRP; from the coding sequence ATGATGGATCAACAACCTGCTATTTTGTGGATTACCGAGCGTTTCCCGCCGATGGGCGGCGGCATGGCTGTCAGCGCCCATCGGCAGGTGACCGCGCTCAGGCGAAAAGGGTTTCGCGTGGATGTGATGGTCCTGCATAACAGGCCCGGTGAAAAGGCCGTGACTGTGTCAAGGGCATTGCGGGACGGCGGCAGGGACACGGTGGTGTCCCATTGTGATGCCTTTGGTAACGCGGCCCAGAGGGCCTGGCGGGAGGTGAGGGCCTGCCATCATGAGAATCCTTACGATCTTCTGGTCGGGTTCGGGGCCTGCATGCCCGGCTACACCGCCGTGACCTGGGCTGCCTTTTTGGGTGTCCCCTCCATGGTGTCGGTGCGGGGTAACGATTTTGACCGGGACTGGTTTGAACCCAAACGCGGTGGCTTTGTGCGCGAAGCCTTAGGACGGGCGAACCGGGTTGCCGTGGTGGCCGAGGAAAAAGCGGCTAAGATCCGGGCCTTGTTTCCGGGGAAATCAGTGTTCTGGTGCCCCAATGGGGTGGAAACAGCCCGGTTTGATCTGCTTCCGGCTGAACAGGACCGCTGCCGGGAACTGCGATCCGAACTGAACGCAAATGAACGACGGATCATCGGCCTTTTCGGAGAACTGAAATACAAGAAACGGGTGCCGGACCTTTTGGCCGCCATCAGGGCGCAGGGGCTCAAAGACAAGGTCACTTTATTAATCACAGGACGTATGGATGAGGAATGCCAAGCCCTGATGGATGATCCGGTGCTCTCTCCGGCAAGCCGCCATTTCTCCTTCCGGGATGGGGATCAGCTTGCCGCTTTATACGGTGCCTGTGATTTTATGGCCATTCCCTCTCTGTTTGAGGGGTTTCCCAATGTGCTGCTTGAAGCCATGGCGGCCGGTGTGGTCCCCATCGTGTCCGATGCCGGTGCCATGGGGGATGTCATTGTCCACGGAGAAACCGGATTTGTGTTTCCGGCCCTGGATCGAAAAGCCTGCGGCCGTGCTTTAACCCAAGCAATGTCACTGTCGGATGAGGCTCTGGATACTATGAAGCAACGGGTCAAAACAGATGTCCGGGACCGGTTTTCTGTGGAAAAGGAGGGTGATGTCCTGGCCCAAGAAATCATAAATACAATCAAGGAGGCCGATGCACATCGCCACACTGATAGGCCGTGA
- a CDS encoding radical SAM protein: MHIATLIGRDGVLHEQAQGLVRDPDHAFPVLTAKFKLSWGCNLRCAMCNLWRYAREGRGVPGLDPAQVCRAISDLYDQGLKKVHFSGGEVLLYPAFQGVVAHARSLGLQVNLTTNGTLINKETARFFVDQRVHTVAVSLDGPDSRTHDKIRGVKGAFKSAMNGIAMVRERRVKKGRGPKLAVNTVVTRNTMDLLGEMVLLLLAQGIDAWRILPIDTEIADLRPTKEQWDDLFKRVPEWGPLVARLPLDWSSKRSGERAENGKYAGVFYGNRVCYAPWFNVFVDADGKIYPCCMGKGQMTPYANLFDHTMSQALMSSGRKEIAYSMAAGHPYPICDCCDDFLEENQAFHTLIHPKEYP, encoded by the coding sequence ATGCACATCGCCACACTGATAGGCCGTGACGGGGTTTTGCATGAACAGGCCCAGGGGCTTGTGCGTGATCCCGACCACGCGTTTCCGGTGCTGACCGCCAAGTTTAAATTAAGCTGGGGCTGCAACCTGCGCTGTGCCATGTGCAACCTCTGGCGCTATGCCCGAGAGGGGCGGGGCGTACCCGGTCTTGATCCCGCACAGGTGTGCCGGGCCATTTCCGATCTTTATGATCAGGGCCTGAAGAAAGTGCATTTTTCAGGGGGGGAGGTGCTTTTGTATCCCGCCTTTCAGGGTGTGGTGGCCCATGCGCGCTCCCTGGGTCTCCAGGTCAACCTGACCACCAACGGCACCCTGATCAACAAGGAGACAGCCCGTTTTTTTGTGGATCAGCGGGTGCATACGGTGGCGGTCTCTCTGGACGGGCCGGACAGCCGGACCCATGATAAAATCCGCGGCGTCAAGGGCGCGTTCAAGTCGGCCATGAACGGCATTGCTATGGTGCGCGAGCGCAGGGTCAAAAAAGGCCGCGGCCCAAAACTGGCTGTGAATACCGTGGTCACACGAAACACCATGGATCTGCTGGGTGAGATGGTGCTATTGCTCCTTGCCCAGGGCATTGATGCCTGGCGGATTTTGCCCATTGATACCGAAATCGCAGATCTCAGGCCCACAAAGGAACAGTGGGATGATCTGTTCAAACGGGTACCGGAATGGGGCCCCCTGGTCGCAAGGCTTCCGCTGGACTGGTCTTCGAAAAGAAGCGGCGAGCGGGCGGAAAACGGTAAGTACGCCGGCGTGTTTTACGGCAATCGGGTGTGCTATGCCCCCTGGTTCAACGTGTTTGTGGATGCCGACGGCAAAATTTATCCCTGCTGTATGGGCAAAGGGCAGATGACACCTTACGCCAATCTGTTTGACCACACCATGTCCCAGGCCCTGATGTCATCCGGCCGAAAGGAGATCGCCTACTCCATGGCTGCAGGGCACCCATACCCGATCTGCGATTGTTGTGATGATTTTCTCGAAGAAAATCAAGCTTTTCATACATTGATTCATCCCAAGGAATACCCATGA